A single genomic interval of Helicoverpa zea isolate HzStark_Cry1AcR chromosome 19, ilHelZeax1.1, whole genome shotgun sequence harbors:
- the LOC124639787 gene encoding uncharacterized protein LOC124639787, whose protein sequence is MGQETYFELTKRAVPIIKNETSHIKWRNSVITVVTNKRIHFLEYAYNLECLERHIDFNEFSMASPKNSPATGVCKAKFLKSEMRNLDYTEMIVDSAFWPHNPALAQEMTSAVMCKWSPLNKSKGECVLAVLNNIGGVEFLTEQQCQWTSILNLSPYMIKVLEHNKAVKSFEELKESVYILETSAICWAREFNANNSCYFVTAQKSGTVLFWQLFDNKDVDYVKVKGRIETNMKDITAIKWIPKSENTFFLICADVLGQIYAFDMQIENETLSLIDGVPLWPHKDRMIAISLKYTIINNHIVFICGKHRHLLVQVIDDKGKKISEYINNINDHRITDICYTEEGIYLSTVNVKIYKINVTLDDSNLNVGLTQLHLKDPYSTYELYSMQFSRNNVVCALAMNDRKVLSRKEAYRLEVIFISTESKLESMLPTLLNNPTEKLTYYWDCIEVLRFQINKFRIIPKLDYTKLYEEAKQNLYKLKVYYILMIYITNLRKVLRIHSELILPETSRDTIKERMLYLHANILLSKLCKKFKTEGNRNNLDMETLQGSKKYLEFYEKKYKIEIGCDNNVRECENLFTENKCEYICQCCDEKLEGLTCKDGHLNMLCMITFTPITGDDYLYCRSCGSTARSDLNSENVLCTFCDLHLVKTD, encoded by the coding sequence ATGGGTCAAGAAACGTATTTCGAACTGACAAAAAGAGCTGTACCTATCATCAAGAACGAAACTTCTCACATAAAATGGCGAAATTCAGTAATTACTGTTGTCACCAACAAACGCATACATTTTCTCgaatatgcttataatttggAGTGTTTGGAAAGGCATATAGACTTCAATGAATTTTCTATGGCTAGCCCTAAGAACAGTCCGGCGACAGGTGTATGTAAAGCCAAGTTTTTGAAGTCAGAAATGCGGAATTTGGACTACACAGAAATGATAGTCGACTCAGCCTTTTGGCCACATAATCCTGCTTTAGCTCAAGAAATGACCAGTGCGGTGATGTGTAAATGGTCACCACTGAATAAATCAAAAGGTGAATGTGTGTTAGCAGTCCTAAATAACATTGGTGGGGTTGAATTCTTGACGGAACAACAATGTCAGTGGACTAGCATTTTGAATCTATCTCCTTACATGATAAAGGTTTTAGAACATAATAAAGCAGTAAAATCCTTTGAAGAGCTTAAAGAATCTGTGTATATACTTGAAACATCAGCCATATGTTGGGCAAGAGAATTCAATGCAAATAATTCATGCTACTTCGTAACAGCGCAGAAAAGTGGCACAGTTCTATTTTggcaattatttgataataaagatGTAGATTATGTTAAAGTGAAAGGACGCATAGAAACTAATATGAAGGATATAACTGCAATTAAATGGATACCAAAATCAGAAAACACATTTTTTCTAATATGTGCCGACGTGTTGGGGCAAATCTACGCTTTTGATATGCAAATAGAAAATGAGACTTTAAGTCTTATAGATGGTGTCCCGCTTTGGCCCCACAAAGATAGGATGATTGCCATCAGTTTAAAATACACCATCATTAACAATCATATTGTTTTCATATGCGGTAAACATAGGCACTTACTTGTCCAAGTCATTGACGATAAAGGAAAGAAAATATcagaatacataaataatattaatgaccACCGAATAACAGACATCTGCTACACAGAAGAAGGAATTTATTTATCAACAGTGAACgtcaaaatatacaaaattaatgtaACACTGGATGACAGTAATTTGAACGTGGGTTTAACACAATTACACCTCAAAGATCCGTATTCAACATACGAATTGTATAGTATGCAATTCTCAAGGAACAATGTTGTGTGTGCATTAGCAATGAATGACCGAAAAGTTCTAAGCAGAAAAGAAGCCTACCGATTAGAAGTTATTTTCATCAGTACAGAATCAAAACTTGAATCAATGCTACCAACACTCTTAAACAATCCGACAGAGAAATTAACATACTACTGGGATTGCATTGAAGTTCTACGATTTCAGATCAATAAGTTCAGAATAATTCCTAAGTTAGACTATACTAAACTGTACGAAGAAGCCAAACAAAATCTTTATAAGCTAAAAGTATATTATATACTCATGATTTATATTACAAACCTGAGAAAGGTTTTAAGAATACATTCAGAATTAATTTTACCAGAAACGTCTCGGGATACCATAAAAGAAAGAATGCTATATTTACATGCAAACATATTGCTTAGTAAGTTATGTAAGAAATTCAAAACTGAGGGAAACCGCAATAATTTGGATATGGAAACTTTACAaggtagtaaaaaatatttagagttttatgagaaaaaatataaaatcgagATCGGATGTGACAATAATGTACGTGAATGTGAAAATTTGTTCACGGAGAACAAATGTGAGTATATTTGTCAATGTTGTGATGAAAAACTTGAAGGATTGACATGTAAAGATGGACATTTAAACATGTTGTGTATGATCACTTTTACTCCGATAACGGGCGATGATTATTTGTACTGCCGGAGCTGTGGGTCTACCGCTCGATCTGATTTAAACAGTGAAAATGTGTTATGTACTTTCTGTGATCTACACTTAGTTAAAACTGATTGA
- the LOC124639691 gene encoding fatty acid-binding protein 1-like, whose protein sequence is MAFLNKTYKFVKQENFEGFLAAAGVPAENIERVLKYSPEHKLVKDGDTYTYITQGPDSSKETKFQSGVTVDDVIGEQKQPIKSTYVVDGNTVTQTVVADNGKAQFKREYIGDECIVTITREGWDGVAKRYYKAA, encoded by the exons ATGGCTTTCCTTAACAAGACCTACAAGTTTGTGAAGCAGGAGAACTTCGAAGGATTTTTGGCAGCTGCTG GTGTCCCCGCGGAGAACATCGAGCGTGTTTTGAAGTACTCGCCAGAGCACAAGCTGGTCAAGGATGGTGACACTTACACCTACATCACGCAAGGACCTGACAGCTCCAAGGAGACCAAGTTTCAGTCCGGAGTGACTGTCGACGATGTCATCGGAGAGCAGAAGCAGCCT ATTAAGAGCACCTACGTGGTGGATGGCAACACAGTGACCCAGACTGTTGTCGCTGACAACGGCAAGGCTCAGTTCAAGAGGGAGTACATTGGAGACGAATGCATTGTG accATCACCCGTGAAGGTTGGGATGGCGTTGCCAAGAGATACTACAAAGCGGCTTAA
- the LOC124639690 gene encoding fatty acid-binding protein 2-like, translating to MSFLNKTYKFVKQENFDGFLKAIGFPEEKITPVLSFTPDQKYTKEGDSYKYVTQGLDGPREVTFKSGVEFDDLIGPEKVPAKTTYVVDGNKITQTIKSSFGVGTFTREFVGDDLFITMELEGWNGVAKRQYKAA from the exons ATGTCTTTCCTAAACAAGACTTACAAATTCGTTAAACAAGAAAACTTCGATGGGTTCCTGAAAGCCATCG GTTTTCCCGAAGAGAAGATCACCCCGGTTTTGAGTTTCACTCCTGACCAGAAGTACACCAAGGAAGGTGACTCCTACAAGTACGTCACACAAGGACTCGATGGACCTAGAGAAGTCACATTCAAGTCCGGAGTCGAATTTGACGATCTCATCGGGCCTGAGAAAGTTCCT GCCAAAACTACATACGTCGTTGATGGCAACAAAATAACTCAAACCATCAAGTCTTCCTTTGGAGTCGGCACTTTCACGAGAGAGTTCGTTGGTGATGATCTTTTCATT ACCATGGAACTCGAAGGTTGGAACGGCGTTGCAAAGAGGCAATACAAGGCTGcttaa
- the LOC124639716 gene encoding fatty acid-binding protein 1-like: MSFLGKTYTFVKQENMDGFLKSVGLPDDKIEPVLKFTPEQKIIQEGDGYKYITQGRDGPREVTFKSGVEFDDLIGPEKIPAKTTYVVDGNKVTQTIKSAMGVGTFTREFVGDELIITMVTDKWDGVAKRYYKSA, encoded by the exons ATGTCTTTCCTCGGCAAAACTTACACCTTCGTGAAACAGGAGAATATGGACGGATTCCTGAAATCTGTCG GTCTCCCTGACGACAAAATCGAGCCAGTCTTGAAGTTCACTCCTGAACAGAAGATTATTCAGGAAGGTGATGGCTACAAGTACATCACTCAGGGTCGTGATGGACCTAGAGAAGTCACATTCAAGTCTGGAGTAGAATTCGACGATCTTATTGGGCCTGAGAAGATTCCC GCTAAGACTACCTACGTCGTTGATGGCAACAAAGTGACACAGACCATCAAATCAGCTATGGGAGTCGGCACCTTCACAAGGGAGTTCGTTGGCGATGAACTTATTATt ACCATGGTCACGGATAAATGGGACGGCGTTGCCAAGAGATACTACAAATCTGCTTAA
- the LOC124639601 gene encoding fatty acid-binding protein 2-like encodes MSFLNKTYTFVKQENLDAFLKSVGFPEDKIEKALKFTPDQKVTKDGDTYTLHTQGLEGPKETKFKSGVEFDDVIGFDKTPAKVTIVVDGNTISQTFKTDKGNGTFKREYVGDQLIISVTREGWDGVAKRYYKAA; translated from the exons ATGTCTTTCCTTAACAAGACCTACACCTTTGTCAAACAAGAAAACTTGGACGCGTTCCTCAAATCTGTCG GTTTCCCCGAAGACAAGATCGAAAAGGCCTTAAAATTCACTCCAGACCAAAAGGTAACAAAAGATGGAGACACTTACACATTACATACTCAAGGACTGGAAGGACCAAAAGAAACCAAATTTAAATCTGGAGTAGAATTCGACGATGTTATTGGCTTTGACAAGACTCCC GCAAAGGTCACAATTGTCGTTGATGGTAACACAATCAGTCAAACATTTAAGACTGACAAAGGCAACGGTACATTCAAGAGGGAGTACGTTGGAGATCAGCTTATTATT TCTGTCACGCGTGAAGGTTGGGATGGCGTTGCCAAGAGGTACTACAAAGCTGCTTAA
- the LOC124639792 gene encoding fatty acid-binding protein 2-like: protein MAFLNKNYSFVKQENFDGFLKAVGIPDDKIAKLVNFAPDQKIVQDGDSYVIHTAGPEGPKQVKFKSGVEFDDVIGIEKTPIKTTYTLDGNTLTQKITADKGSAVFKREFVGDELIVTITTDKWDGVAKRWYKSA, encoded by the exons ATGGCCTTCCTTAACAAAAACTACAGCTTTGTCAAACAGGAGAACTTCGATGGATTTTTGAAAGCTGTCG GTATCCCCGACGACAAGATTGCCAAGCTCGTCAACTTCGCCCCTGACCAGAAGATCGTGCAAGATGGCGACTCCTACGTCATTCACACCGCTGGCCCCGAGGGTCCTAAGCAGGTCAAGTTCAAGTCTGGAGTTGAGTTCGACGATGTCATCGGCATTGAGAAGACTCCC ATCAAGACCACCTACACCCTCGACGGTAACACGCTGACACAGAAGATCACCGCCGACAAGGGCTCCGCAGTCTTCAAGAGGGAGTTCGTCGGAGATGAACTTATTGTT ACCATCACCACCGACAAATGGGACGGCGTTGCCAAGAGATGGTACAAATCTGCTTAA
- the LOC124639581 gene encoding fatty acid-binding protein 1-like, translated as MAFFGKEYKFEKQENFEDFVNALGLTPEQTQGYLTYTPTLKFTQDGDSYTVTTITPKTKSEVTFKSGVEFDDNNANRHCKTTYTVAGDTITQVQKYDDGNSLTITRKFSGNEMVVTLATSKWDGVARRYYKA; from the exons ATGGCATTCTTTGGCAAGGAATACAAGTTTGAGAAGCAGGAGAACTTTGAGGATTTCGTCAATGCTTTGG GTCTCACCCCCGAGCAGACTCAAGGCTACCTCACCTACACGCCCACTCTCAAGTTCACCCAAGATGGCGACTCTTACACCGTGACCACCATCACGCCCAAGACTAAGAGTGAAGTCACCTTCAAGTCTGGAGTCGAGTTCGATGATAACAATGCTAATAGACAC TGCAAGACCACCTACACCGTTGCTGGCGACACCATCACCCAGGTCCAGAAGTACGATGACGGCAACAGCCTCACCATCACCAGGAAGTTCTCTGGCAACGAGATGGTTGTG ACTCTGGCTACCAGCAAATGGGACGGAGTTGCTCGCAGATACTACAAGGcctaa